AGTTGTGCAAAGCTAACGTTTTTGTGCGCAGATGCTGTGCAGGACCCAGGCCGCGAAGAGCATGCTTGCCGCCACCCAACCGGCCGTGGCGGGCCACCAGGGCGGGTCCACGAGGGACAACACCACCAAGCCGGCGGTTCCGAACGCGAAAGGCGCATGAGCGGACAAGTCGGTGCTGTTCACGGGTTCACCTGTGTCGACTCATGCCCAGGCGGATTCGGGTCGTCCTGTCGGTGTGTGTCCTGATCCATCTCCTCGGCGATGCGCATGGCCTCCTCGATCAGGGTCTCCACGATCTGGTGCTCCGGCACGGTCTTGACGACCTGGCCCTTGACGAAGATCTGGCCCTTGCCGTTGCCCGAGGCCACCCCGAGGTCGGCCTCCCGCGCCTCGCCCGGCCCGTTCACGACGCAGCCCATCACCGCCACCCGCAGCGGCACCTCCAGGCCCTCCAGGCCCGCGGTGACCTGCTCGGCCAGCGTGTAGACGTCCACCTGGGCGCGTCCGCACGACGGGCAGGAGACGATCTCCAGCTTGCGCGGGCGCAGGTTGAGCGACTGCAGGATCTGGTGCCCGACCTTGACCTCTTCGACGGGCGGCGCGGACAGCGAGACCCGGATCGTGTCGCCGATGCCCTGCCGCAGCAGCGCGCCGAACGCCACCGCCGACTTGATCGTGCCCTGGAACGCCGGACCCGCCTCGGTCACGCCCAGGTGCAGCGGGTAGTCGCACTGCTCGGCCAGCAGCTCGTAGGCCCGGATCATCACCACCGGGTCGTTGTGCTTCACGCTGATCTTCAGGTCGTGGAAGTCGTGCTCGGCGAACAGCGACGCCTCCCACAACGCCGACTCCGCCAACGCCTCCGGCGTGGCCTTGCCGTACTTGGCCAGCAACCGCGGGTCCAGCGACCCGGCGTTGACCCCGATCCGGATCGGCGTGCCGTGGTCGCGGGCCGCCCGGGCGATCTCGCGGACCTTGTCGTCGAAGCGCTTGATGTTGCCCGGGTTGACCCGCACCGCCGCGCAGCCGGCCTCGATCGCGGCGAAGACGTACTTGGGCTGGAAGTGGATGTCCGCGATCACCGGGATCTGCGACTTGCGCGCGATCGCCGACAGGGCGTCCGCGTCGTCCTGCGACGGGCACGCCACCCGCACGATGTCGCAGCCCGCCGCGGTCAACTCCGCGATCTGCTGCAACGTCGCGTTCACGTCCGCCGTGACCGTCGTGGTCATCGACTGCACCGACACCGGGAACTCCGACCCGACCCCCACCGACCCCACCGTCAACTGAC
This portion of the Saccharothrix syringae genome encodes:
- the ispG gene encoding flavodoxin-dependent (E)-4-hydroxy-3-methylbut-2-enyl-diphosphate synthase is translated as MPVVPAAVLAKRRRTRQLTVGSVGVGSEFPVSVQSMTTTVTADVNATLQQIAELTAAGCDIVRVACPSQDDADALSAIARKSQIPVIADIHFQPKYVFAAIEAGCAAVRVNPGNIKRFDDKVREIARAARDHGTPIRIGVNAGSLDPRLLAKYGKATPEALAESALWEASLFAEHDFHDLKISVKHNDPVVMIRAYELLAEQCDYPLHLGVTEAGPAFQGTIKSAVAFGALLRQGIGDTIRVSLSAPPVEEVKVGHQILQSLNLRPRKLEIVSCPSCGRAQVDVYTLAEQVTAGLEGLEVPLRVAVMGCVVNGPGEAREADLGVASGNGKGQIFVKGQVVKTVPEHQIVETLIEEAMRIAEEMDQDTHRQDDPNPPGHESTQVNP